The Archangium primigenium genomic interval TTGAGCACCGTCTTCACGAGCTGGCCGTCGATGAACCACTTGATGTCCGCGCTGGAGTACTCGGTGCGGTAGGTGTGCCAGTTGCTGATGGGGTTGTTGACGAACTGGGCCTTGAACTGGGCGTTGATGGGCGTGTTGCCCGAGTAGCCCGGGCCGTGCAGCGCGCCCGAGGTCCAGTCGCCGTAGCCCACGTTCTCCATGATGTCGAGCTCGCCGCACGCCGGCCAGCCCTTGGAGCCGATGTCATTGCCGAGCATCCAGAAGGCCGGCCAGAGGCCCGGGCCCACGGGCAGCTTGATGCGCGCCTCGACGGCGCCGTGGCTGAACTCGCGCTTGCCCGCGCTCTCCAGACGGCCCGAGGTGTAGGGGTAGCCGTTGGTGGGCTTGTAGCGCGCGATGAGCTTGAGCGTGCCGTTGCTCACCTGGACGTTCTCGGACGAGTTCGTGTACTGCTGCTGCTCGTTGTTCACGTGCACGGTGGTGTTGGGCGCCCAGTTGGACGTGTTGACGCTGGTGCCGTCGAACTCGTCGCTCCACACCTGCACCCAGCCGCTGCCCGAGGGAGGAGGCGTGGTGCCGCCGCCCTCCGCGCCCCAGGTGAAGGACTCCCACTGGCCCGCGGTCGCGCGGTCGGCGAACAGCGGCGCCTGGGCGCCCCGGTTGGTGTCCGTCACCACGAACTTGCCGGTGCTCTTGGCCTTCAGGCCGATGGAGCCGTTGCCGAAGTCCACCCAGAGGAACTGCTCCCACTCGCCCACCGCGGTGCGGAAGCCCGTCAGCTCACCCGCGTTGTTCGGGTCCGCCGACACGTAGGCGCCCGTCTCCTGCACGCGCAGGGTGATGTAGTCCCCACCGGCGCTGCCCACCACGAACTTCTCCCAGCCCTGGGGCGCGTCGCGGTTGGCCACCAGCGGCGCGTTGCCGTTGATGTTGCGGTCCGCGGACACGATCTTCCCGTTCGTCCCGGCGCGCAGCCAGATGGTCTTGCCGATCGGCGCCACCGTGGCCCGCTGCTGGATCTCGACCGCCTCCGCGGCCGTCGCGGGAGCGGAGGGCTCGGCCGGCTGCCCACAGGCCGACGCCACCAGCATCACGCCTCCGAGCCCCAGCTTCGCCAGCCAGCGCATTCCCGCAGTCTTCCCAAGCTTCGCGTTCATGTGTGTTCCTCGTGGTGTCGTCCCAGGGCTCGGAGCCATCCCGGCCAGGCGCGCGCAAGGTGACTTATCGGAAATTCTAGGAAAACGAAATAAAACGGTCCTGTTGGGTTTTCGACAGAATCGTGGGGGCGCGCGGAGGAGGCTCCCGCTCGGCAGCCCGTCCGGCCGGGGATCGCCCGGCGAGACCCCGTGGACGAGGGGTCGGACGTCGCGCGGTTGAGAGGGTGTGCATACCGTCCCGGGCGCTCCCATCCGCCTCTCCTTCCAGCGCAAGCTGTTGCTCGCCTTCGCCGCGGTGCTGCTGCCCGTGTTGGTGCTGCTGGGCGCGGACATCGTCTCGGACGACCGCGGCACCCAGGAGACCTACCTGGAGGCGCAGAGCCTGACGGCGCACGCCGTGGCCGTGCAGGTCTCCGAGTCCTTCGACGCGGCGATCGACCTGGGCTGGGCCGTGGCCAACGATCCGCTCGTGCGCATGCTGGACGCCCGGCAGTTGGATGACCACCTGCGGCGGCTCACGCGGGGGCTGTCGCGCTTCAACTCGATCGGCGTCTACGACGCGCGCGGACTGAATCAGGGCTGGGGCGATCCGGATTCCCCCGCCGAGCCCCGGCTGCGCATCGCCGACCGGCCCTACTTCCAGCGGGTCATGGCCACCAACGCGCCGGTCATCTCCGAGGTCATCGAGCTGCGGCGCCCCCTGCGCACCGCGATGATCATCTCCGTGCCCATCCGCGATGCCCGGGAGCAGCCCATGGGCGTGGTCAACGTGGTGATGGGCACCGACCTGCTCACCCAACGCTCCCTGCCGGCCCGGACCCACACCCGGCAGGAAATCCTCCTCGTGGATCCCCACGGGCGGCTCGCCTTCCACACGGGCTACCCGTCCCTGCCCTTCTCCCGAGGCGGCGCCTTCGCGACCTTCCCCGCCGTGACCGCGGCGCTGGGGGGCCTGCCCACCCAGGTGGACCGGGCGCACGATCCCCTGGCGCCAGACACCCAGTTGCTCGGCGCCTTCGTGCCCACGCCGCGCTACCACTGGGCCGTGGGCGTGGTGGCCTCGCGCGAGTCCGCCCTGGCGCCGCTCGCGGCCCGGCTCAACACGAAGCTGGCCGCCTTCGGGGGCATCCTGTTGTTCAGCGGCCTGATGGCCGCGTCGCTCGCGCGGATCCAGGCGCGGCCCGTGCGGCAGCTCCAGGCGCTCGCCCAGGCGCTGGGCCGGGGGGAGATGGGACAGCGGGCGCGCATCCGCACCGGCGACGAGATGGAGCGACTGGGCGAGGCGTTGAACCAGATGGCCGCGCAGATCGCCCAGCGCCAGCGGGAGGTGGACGCCCTGCGCGCCGAGGCCGAGTGCCATGCCCGCCAGCTCGGCGCCATCATCGCGAGCGTGCCGGATGCCATCTTCCTGGCCAGCCCCGACGAGCGGCTGAGCGACGCCAACCCCGCGGGGCTGCGGCTGCTCGGGTTGCCGGAGCGCGCGCGGCCCGACCTGACCCTGGACGCGTTCATCCAGCGCTACGGCCTGCGCCACGCGGATGGCCGCCCCCTGGCCCGCGACGAGCTGCCCCTCTTGCGCGCCCTGCGGGGCGAGACCTTCACCGACGTGGAGATGCGGCTGCGAACGCTCTCGGGCGAGGAGCTGCTGGTGAGCGTCAACGGCGCGCCGGTGAAGGACGCCGCCGGCCGCATCATCCTGGGAGAGACCGTCCTCCACGACATCACCGAGCGCCACCGCACCGAGCGCGAGCGCATCCGGCTGCTCGAGCGCGAGCGCGCCTTCGCCCGCATGGGCCAGGCCCTCGTCCGGGAGGTGGAGTTGGAGCGCGTCGCCCAGGCGGCGAGCGAGCAGTGCCTCCTCGCCCTGGGCGCGGACGCCGTGGGCCTGTGGATGGTGGAGGGCGAGCGTCCGGGCCTCGCCTTGAAGGCCTCGCAGGGCTTCACCAAGGCCGCCCGGGAGAAGCTCCGGGAGCTCCCCCTCGAGACGTCCTCCCCCACCGCGCGCGCCATCCGGCAGGAGTCGCTCCAGGTCATCGAGGATCTCTGGTGCGAGCCGGAGCCGGCCGAGTGCCAGATCCTCGCGACGCGCGAGGGCTTCCGGGGGCTCGTGGCCATTCCGCTGCACTCGCGCGGACGGATGGTGGGGGTGCTCACCAGCCTGACCCGCGCCACCGTCACGCACTCCCCGCGCGACCTGGAGTACCACATGACCGTGGGCCAGCTCGTCGCCGTGGCGCTGGAGAAGGCCCGGCTGTTCCAGGAGGTGCGCGAGGCGCTGCGGCTGCGCGAGGAGTTCCTCTCGGCGGCGGCCCACGAGCTCAAGACGCCGGTGACGACGCTGCAGACCTGGGCGGACATCCTCACCTGGAAGGAGGAGGGCACCGAGCGCCAGCGCAAGGGCCTGGCGGCGATCGCCCGGGGGGCCCGACGCCTGGGCCGGCTGGTGGAGCACCTGTTC includes:
- a CDS encoding glycoside hydrolase family 16 protein codes for the protein MNAKLGKTAGMRWLAKLGLGGVMLVASACGQPAEPSAPATAAEAVEIQQRATVAPIGKTIWLRAGTNGKIVSADRNINGNAPLVANRDAPQGWEKFVVGSAGGDYITLRVQETGAYVSADPNNAGELTGFRTAVGEWEQFLWVDFGNGSIGLKAKSTGKFVVTDTNRGAQAPLFADRATAGQWESFTWGAEGGGTTPPPSGSGWVQVWSDEFDGTSVNTSNWAPNTTVHVNNEQQQYTNSSENVQVSNGTLKLIARYKPTNGYPYTSGRLESAGKREFSHGAVEARIKLPVGPGLWPAFWMLGNDIGSKGWPACGELDIMENVGYGDWTSGALHGPGYSGNTPINAQFKAQFVNNPISNWHTYRTEYSSADIKWFIDGQLVKTVLKSEVTRYGAYVYDHPFYIILNLAVGGGYPQGVNGATYPYPGVPQSTADLIARTPQVMEVDYVRAFQWR
- a CDS encoding ATP-binding protein yields the protein MHTVPGAPIRLSFQRKLLLAFAAVLLPVLVLLGADIVSDDRGTQETYLEAQSLTAHAVAVQVSESFDAAIDLGWAVANDPLVRMLDARQLDDHLRRLTRGLSRFNSIGVYDARGLNQGWGDPDSPAEPRLRIADRPYFQRVMATNAPVISEVIELRRPLRTAMIISVPIRDAREQPMGVVNVVMGTDLLTQRSLPARTHTRQEILLVDPHGRLAFHTGYPSLPFSRGGAFATFPAVTAALGGLPTQVDRAHDPLAPDTQLLGAFVPTPRYHWAVGVVASRESALAPLAARLNTKLAAFGGILLFSGLMAASLARIQARPVRQLQALAQALGRGEMGQRARIRTGDEMERLGEALNQMAAQIAQRQREVDALRAEAECHARQLGAIIASVPDAIFLASPDERLSDANPAGLRLLGLPERARPDLTLDAFIQRYGLRHADGRPLARDELPLLRALRGETFTDVEMRLRTLSGEELLVSVNGAPVKDAAGRIILGETVLHDITERHRTERERIRLLERERAFARMGQALVREVELERVAQAASEQCLLALGADAVGLWMVEGERPGLALKASQGFTKAAREKLRELPLETSSPTARAIRQESLQVIEDLWCEPEPAECQILATREGFRGLVAIPLHSRGRMVGVLTSLTRATVTHSPRDLEYHMTVGQLVAVALEKARLFQEVREALRLREEFLSAAAHELKTPVTTLQTWADILTWKEEGTERQRKGLAAIARGARRLGRLVEHLFTATRLAPGVAKLDRGPVDLRALVSERVSSLALSTDHPIHLCSSEGVPLVNADPQRMREVMLHLLENAIRYSPPAHPIEVRLECAESEAVVSVHDQGPGIPPERQPHVFEPLYEPLPSGATGYVGMVGLGLHLSSRIIEAHGGRIWLESAPGQGTTFHFSLPLQRMEGSRHANA